From a region of the Nonomuraea helvata genome:
- a CDS encoding inositol monophosphatase family protein has protein sequence MTDFLRLAEDIAREAGDMLLAKRPTMSEEVETKSSPTDVVTALDTASEELIRERILAARPDDRILGEEGGEEPGESDVRWVVDPIDGTVNFLYGLPDWAVSIAVEVNGRVVAGVVNVPTRGEVYTAALGEGAWLGGERLRCNTGVPLAQALVATGFGYSVAKRAVQGQVVAAVLPRVRDIRRGGSCAIDLCSLAAGRVDAYYERGINPWDFGAAGLVATESGARLEGLHGKPVSPEFALCAAPGLFEELHDLLAPLDPERDA, from the coding sequence ATGACGGATTTCCTGCGACTGGCCGAGGACATCGCACGCGAGGCGGGCGACATGCTGCTCGCCAAGCGGCCCACGATGTCCGAGGAGGTCGAGACCAAGTCCAGCCCCACCGACGTGGTCACCGCGCTCGACACGGCCTCGGAGGAGCTCATCCGCGAGCGCATCCTGGCCGCCAGGCCCGATGACAGGATCCTCGGGGAGGAGGGCGGGGAGGAGCCCGGCGAATCGGACGTGCGCTGGGTCGTCGACCCGATCGACGGCACCGTCAACTTCCTGTACGGCCTGCCCGACTGGGCGGTGTCGATAGCCGTCGAGGTGAACGGCCGGGTCGTGGCCGGGGTCGTCAACGTGCCCACACGCGGCGAGGTCTACACCGCCGCGCTCGGCGAGGGCGCCTGGCTCGGCGGTGAGCGGCTGCGCTGCAACACGGGAGTGCCGCTCGCGCAGGCGCTGGTGGCGACCGGGTTCGGCTACTCGGTGGCCAAGCGCGCGGTCCAGGGGCAGGTCGTCGCGGCGGTGCTGCCCCGGGTGCGCGACATCAGGCGCGGCGGCTCGTGCGCGATCGACCTGTGCTCGCTCGCGGCCGGCCGCGTGGACGCCTATTACGAGCGCGGCATCAACCCGTGGGACTTCGGCGCGGCCGGCCTGGTGGCGACCGAGTCGGGGGCCCGCCTCGAAGGACTGCACGGCAAGCCGGTCAGCCCGGAGTTCGCGCTGTGCGCGGCGCCGGGCCTCTTCGAGGAGCTGCACGACCTCCTGGCGCCGCTCGACCCGGAACGCGACGCCTGA
- a CDS encoding response regulator transcription factor: protein MRVLVVEDERVLADAIATGLRREAMAVDVAYDGGGALERTSYIDYDVIVLDRDLPVVHGDEVCRRLVEQRTASRILMLTASGDVDDKVEGLGLGADDYLAKPFVFIELVARVRALGRRSAPALPPVLERAGIRLDPGKRLVERDGKEVVLTKKEFAVLEELMRAEGAVVSQEDLLDKAWDENIDPFTNVVRVTMMTLRKKLGEPQVIETVPGVGYKL from the coding sequence GTGCGGGTGCTGGTGGTTGAGGATGAGCGGGTGCTCGCCGACGCGATCGCGACCGGCCTGCGGCGCGAGGCCATGGCGGTCGACGTCGCCTACGACGGGGGCGGCGCCCTCGAGCGGACCTCGTACATCGACTACGACGTGATCGTGCTGGACCGCGACCTGCCGGTCGTCCACGGCGACGAGGTGTGCCGCCGGCTGGTGGAGCAGCGGACCGCCTCGCGGATCCTGATGCTGACCGCGTCGGGCGACGTGGACGACAAGGTGGAGGGTCTCGGCCTGGGCGCCGACGACTACCTGGCCAAGCCGTTCGTGTTCATCGAGCTGGTCGCCAGGGTGCGCGCGCTCGGCCGCCGCTCCGCCCCCGCCCTGCCGCCCGTCCTGGAGCGCGCCGGGATCCGGCTCGACCCGGGCAAGCGGCTGGTGGAGCGCGACGGCAAGGAGGTCGTGCTGACCAAGAAGGAGTTCGCGGTGCTCGAGGAGCTGATGCGGGCCGAAGGCGCCGTGGTCAGCCAGGAGGACCTGCTGGACAAGGCGTGGGACGAGAACATCGACCCGTTCACGAACGTGGTCCGCGTGACCATGATGACGCTGCGGAAGAAGCTGGGCGAGCCTCAGGTGATCGAGACTGTGCCCGGGGTTGGGTACAAACTGTGA
- a CDS encoding sensor histidine kinase: MISPHSARKATRVQEAPPPSGPPAWDGPPPPAHAPVQRTTMERMRALPAKVSIRWRLTLTYGALVFAASVVLLFSVYSIVAQAIDNNWPTLNFGGLQDQLVWQDAQRQAVTAAQNALLRNSLLALVGVGILSLIIGYFVADRALRPVAKMTATARKLSESTLAHQRIALEGPNDELKELADTFDAMLTRLNVAFDTQRRFVANASHELRTPLTINRTVLEIALSDPEASEDLKALGRTLLEVNARNEKLIEGLLLLARSERELAVRKPVDVQEVAQTAVEQVQPFAQEHGVTVVTDLVSAPTIGDPVLLERSVSNLLENAVKYNIPENGKVWIRTGMVDGALVVQVANTGQHVPAYEVNSLFEPFRRLHADRVESAKGAGLGLSIVRAVVQAHGGDVAAVPRDGGGLVVTIRLPRR; encoded by the coding sequence ATGATCAGCCCGCATTCGGCGAGGAAGGCGACGCGCGTGCAGGAGGCGCCGCCGCCCAGCGGGCCGCCCGCCTGGGACGGCCCGCCTCCGCCGGCGCACGCTCCGGTGCAACGGACGACGATGGAGCGTATGAGGGCGCTCCCCGCAAAGGTCAGCATCCGCTGGCGGCTGACGCTCACCTACGGCGCGCTGGTCTTCGCGGCCTCCGTGGTGCTGTTGTTCTCCGTCTACTCGATCGTCGCCCAGGCCATCGACAACAACTGGCCGACGCTCAACTTCGGGGGCTTGCAGGACCAGCTCGTCTGGCAGGACGCGCAGCGGCAGGCCGTGACGGCCGCTCAGAACGCGTTGCTGCGCAACTCCTTGCTGGCGCTGGTCGGCGTGGGCATCCTGTCGCTCATCATCGGCTACTTCGTCGCGGACCGGGCGCTGCGGCCGGTGGCGAAGATGACCGCCACGGCGCGCAAGCTCTCCGAGAGCACGCTCGCCCACCAGCGCATCGCCCTCGAAGGCCCCAATGACGAGCTGAAGGAGCTGGCCGACACGTTCGACGCCATGCTCACGCGCCTCAACGTCGCCTTCGACACCCAGCGCAGATTCGTGGCCAACGCCTCCCACGAGTTGCGCACCCCGCTCACGATCAACCGTACGGTCCTCGAGATCGCCCTCTCCGATCCCGAGGCCTCTGAAGATCTCAAAGCGCTCGGCCGTACCCTCCTCGAGGTCAACGCGCGTAACGAGAAACTCATCGAAGGGCTGCTGCTACTGGCGAGGAGCGAGCGCGAGCTCGCCGTGCGCAAGCCCGTCGACGTTCAGGAGGTCGCACAGACGGCCGTGGAACAGGTCCAGCCATTCGCCCAGGAACACGGGGTGACGGTGGTGACCGATCTGGTCAGCGCGCCTACCATCGGCGATCCCGTGCTGTTGGAGCGGTCCGTCAGCAACCTGCTGGAGAACGCGGTCAAGTACAACATTCCCGAAAACGGAAAAGTCTGGATCCGGACGGGAATGGTGGACGGTGCCTTGGTTGTTCAGGTGGCCAACACAGGGCAACATGTCCCGGCGTACGAGGTGAACAGCCTGTTCGAGCCGTTCAGGAGGCTCCATGCGGACCGCGTGGAATCAGCCAAGGGAGCAGGGCTCGGGCTGTCCATCGTTCGTGCGGTGGTGCAGGCGCACGGTGGAGATGTGGCTGCCGTGCCTCGCGATGGTGGAGGGCTGGTCGTGACGATTCGGCTACCGAGACGCTGA
- a CDS encoding DUF4193 domain-containing protein, whose product MATDYDSPRKTDDDLGEDSLQELQARRTDKSSGSIDIDETDLAESLELPGADLSNEELSLRVIPRQADEFTCSRCFLVHHRSQLASEKNGQQVCRECAA is encoded by the coding sequence ATGGCTACCGACTACGACAGCCCGCGCAAGACAGACGACGACCTGGGTGAGGACAGCCTCCAGGAGCTGCAGGCGCGCCGCACGGACAAGTCGTCGGGCAGCATCGACATCGACGAGACCGACCTGGCCGAGTCGCTCGAGCTGCCCGGTGCGGACTTGTCGAACGAAGAGCTCTCCCTGCGGGTCATTCCCCGCCAGGCCGACGAGTTCACCTGCTCGCGCTGCTTCCTGGTGCACCACCGCAGCCAGCTGGCCTCCGAGAAGAACGGCCAGCAGGTCTGCCGGGAGTGCGCCGCCTGA
- a CDS encoding TetR/AcrR family transcriptional regulator, whose product MAPPTPTRQRKRGHDPESVLAIAVDVFNERGYDGTSMEDLARALGVTKSAIYYHVPGKEQLLARALDRALDGLFAVVSDERAASGPAIDRLEWAVRESVRILVERLPYVTLLLRVRGNSGTEQAALERRREFDKFISHLVKEAAVEGSIRPDVDPALVTRLLFGTVNSITEWYQPARGASADDLADALLKMTFSGLRV is encoded by the coding sequence ATGGCCCCTCCGACCCCCACCCGTCAGCGCAAACGCGGACACGATCCCGAGTCCGTGCTGGCCATCGCCGTCGACGTCTTCAACGAGCGCGGCTATGACGGGACGAGCATGGAGGATCTCGCGCGGGCGCTCGGCGTCACCAAGTCGGCCATCTACTACCACGTGCCGGGCAAGGAGCAGCTGCTGGCGCGGGCGCTCGACCGGGCGCTCGACGGGCTGTTCGCGGTGGTGTCCGACGAGCGAGCCGCTTCAGGCCCTGCGATCGACCGGCTGGAGTGGGCCGTACGGGAGAGCGTGCGGATCCTCGTCGAGCGACTCCCGTACGTGACGCTGCTGCTGCGGGTGCGCGGCAACAGCGGCACCGAGCAGGCGGCGCTCGAGCGGCGGCGGGAGTTCGACAAGTTCATCAGCCACCTGGTCAAGGAGGCGGCGGTGGAGGGGAGCATCCGGCCGGACGTGGACCCGGCCCTGGTCACCCGGCTGCTGTTCGGCACGGTGAACTCGATCACCGAGTGGTATCAACCGGCGCGCGGCGCCTCGGCGGACGACCTGGCCGACGCGCTGCTCAAGATGACCTTCAGCGGCCTACGCGTCTAA
- the paaK gene encoding phenylacetate--CoA ligase PaaK: protein MTRETCVRLGESPAPDELDPIERASRDELNSLQLDRLQRTLSHAYQNVPIYRQKFDNAGIHPSDCKELGDLAKFPFTTKQDLRDCYPFGMFAVPREQVARIHASSGTTGRPTVVGYTGHDVDLWADVMARSIRASGGRPGDIVHVAYGYGLFTGGLGAHYGAERLGCTVVPVSGGMTPRQVQLITDLRPDIVMITPSYMLALLDEFERQGLDPRASSPRIGIFGAEPWTERMREELEDRFDLHAVDIYGLSEVIGPGVASECVESKDGLHVWEDHFYPETVDPFTGEPSEAGELVFTSLTKEAMPVIRYRTGDLTRLLPGTARPAFRRMERVTGRTDDMIILRGVNVFPTQIEELVLRTEGLSPHFQLHLTRPHRLDVMTVRVEARPGFASRAEAGERLRKAVKDTVGVSVEVEVVDPETLERSVGKLKRVIDKRDN, encoded by the coding sequence TTGACAAGGGAGACTTGCGTGAGACTCGGCGAATCCCCCGCGCCGGACGAGCTTGATCCCATTGAGCGGGCCTCCCGCGACGAGCTCAATTCACTCCAGCTCGACCGACTCCAACGGACACTTAGCCACGCTTACCAAAATGTCCCGATTTATCGGCAAAAATTCGATAATGCGGGCATTCATCCGAGCGATTGTAAAGAGCTCGGCGATCTGGCGAAATTTCCTTTCACCACGAAGCAGGATCTCCGCGACTGCTACCCGTTCGGCATGTTCGCCGTCCCGCGTGAGCAGGTGGCCAGGATCCACGCCTCCAGCGGCACCACGGGCAGACCGACCGTCGTGGGCTACACCGGGCACGACGTGGACCTCTGGGCGGACGTCATGGCCCGCTCGATCCGCGCCTCCGGCGGCCGGCCCGGCGACATCGTGCACGTGGCCTACGGGTACGGCCTGTTCACCGGCGGTCTGGGCGCCCACTACGGGGCCGAGCGGCTGGGCTGCACGGTGGTGCCGGTCTCGGGCGGCATGACGCCCCGCCAGGTCCAGCTCATCACGGACCTGCGGCCCGACATCGTCATGATCACGCCGTCGTACATGCTGGCCCTGCTGGACGAGTTCGAGCGGCAGGGGCTCGACCCCCGCGCGTCGTCGCCGCGGATCGGGATCTTCGGCGCGGAGCCGTGGACCGAGCGGATGCGCGAGGAGCTCGAGGACCGCTTCGACCTGCATGCCGTGGACATCTACGGCCTGTCCGAGGTGATCGGCCCCGGCGTGGCTAGCGAGTGCGTCGAGAGCAAGGACGGCCTGCACGTCTGGGAGGACCATTTCTACCCGGAGACGGTCGATCCCTTCACCGGCGAGCCGTCGGAGGCGGGCGAGCTGGTCTTCACCAGCCTCACCAAGGAGGCCATGCCGGTGATCCGCTACCGCACGGGCGACCTGACCAGGCTGCTGCCCGGCACCGCCCGGCCCGCGTTCCGGCGCATGGAGAGGGTGACGGGCCGTACGGACGACATGATCATCCTGCGCGGCGTGAACGTGTTCCCGACCCAGATCGAGGAGCTCGTGCTGCGTACCGAGGGCCTGTCACCGCACTTCCAGCTCCACCTGACGCGCCCGCACCGGCTCGACGTGATGACGGTGCGGGTCGAGGCCCGCCCCGGCTTCGCGAGCCGGGCAGAGGCCGGCGAGCGGCTGCGCAAGGCCGTCAAGGACACCGTCGGCGTGAGCGTGGAGGTCGAGGTCGTGGACCCGGAGACGCTGGAGCGCTCGGTCGGCAAGCTCAAACGAGTCATCGACAAGCGGGATAATTAG